CGCGGTCGGCTTCCCCGGTCACGTAACAGGAATCGCCATCCGCGGTCGCGACATAGCCGTCCAAGCTCTGGCCCATCTGCGCGACGACGAGCGACTCGCCAGGCGTCGCGCACAGCGGCAGGTAGAGATCGAACATCATCGCGGCGGCGTCGTCCGGTGAAGGCGCCGCGGACCAGGCGCCGCCTGGTGCCACCTCGAGGGAGGCATCGCCGGTGCAGACCGTGATCGCCCGGCGCTGCCCAGGGCACACCCGCAACGCCTCGCGCACCAGCGACCATGCCGTCGCCGCATCCACTCCGCTCATCGATTTCGACTCCGTCTGCGCGGCATGTCCTTCACGTTCGATCGGTCCGGGGGATTCGATGCACCCGGAATCATGCGGTTATCGGGTGTGGTGTATTGCCTGCGCTCGCGGTCCCGAAACGCGGTGCGGGTACGTTCGCGAGCAAGCTCGCTCCTACAGGAATGGGCAGGCCATGCCGCCAGGCCGTACGGGAAGTGCCCTGACCATCACAAGGATAGCGAATCACGGAAACCTGTACCGCCGTTACGACGAGGCGCCGTATCCGGCGTGGTGTATTGCCTGCGCTCCCGATCCCGAAACGGGGTGCGGGTACGTTCGCGGGCAAGCCCGCTCCTACAGGGATGGGCAGGCCGGGCGGGAAATGCCCTGACCACCACAAGGATAGCGAATCACCGGAATCGACATAGCCACAACGCAAAGGCGCCGGTAAAAGCCTCCCGGAATCGATTGTAGGAGCGAGCTTGCTCGCGATCGTACCCGCACCGATTTTCAGCGGTCGGCGCGTTGGCCAGGGACCCTCGCGCCACAGCCCATCAAACGCGCGTTCGTCTCGCGAAAACGGGCCCGCGCTCATCGGCGGGTAACGCGGGCCCGGAGGATCACCCGTCAGTGGGCCAGTCCATGGAGGCGATTTCGGTGAGGACATCGGCGATCGCCGCCCCATACCCCGTCACGAGCCGCTCACCGAGAGCGGCATCGGCCAGCCGCGGATCGCCGGCGATGCCGGAGGCGTCGAGATCACCGGCCAGCCAGGCCCAGGGCGCTTCGCCATTCGGCGCGACGCGCCCGGGGCTCGCCGTGATACCCGGTGCAGGCGCATCCACCGCCGGGAACGCCGCCCGATCCACGCGCCCGGGGTGCAGATGCAGCATCATCGCCGTCTCCACCGCCCCGCCATGGATGCCCTGCGCAAGCTCCGCCGCCGGGAGATCGACGGGGCCGATCTGCAGCCGTGGGTAATGCAGCTTCACCACGAACATCCCGTGCGCCTGCCGCAGATCCAGCGCGGCGATGTCCATCGCGGCGAGGTTGCCGCCGTGCGCGTTCAGCAGCACCAGACGCCGCACCCCGGCAGCGGCCACCCCGGCACCGATCGAGCGCAGGGTCTGCGCGAGGGTCTCCGCCGGCACGGACAGCGTGCCGGCGCGATCCGCGTGTTCCGCGCTGGCGCCGATGGCGATGGCCGGCAGGCGCAGAACCGTGACCTCAGCCGTCAGCCGTTCCAGCGCCGCGTCGAACAGGCCCTCGGCGAGGTCGGTATCCGTGGAGAGCGGCAGATGCGCCCCGTGCTGCTCGGTCGCGCCGAGCGGCAACACCGCCACCGCACCGGACAAGTCCAGTCCGGATAAAGCGTCATGGCTCAGAGTAGCCCAGTCGTAAGTCCTGACGGTCATGAAAGTGATCTTCCCGAGGCTCGTCGATTATGCGCACGATCGGATATCGATAGCGCGGTGATCCCCGCAGCGCCAGGCCGACAACCAAGGCCACTCAGCCCACCAGGCACCCGACAGCCATCACCACGCCACCATAACCTGTAGGAGCGAGCTTGCTCGCGAACGTACCCGCACTGCACCTCAATACCAAAGAGGCACCGAAAAAGCCCGTCACCCGGATCCCCGAGCCAAAAAGACCACCCATCACCCCCGCAACAAGCACCAACCCTCAACCCGCGTTATCATGCGCACCATCGTCAAAATCGGGGCCGCATGCCCCGGGCGCTGCCAAGGGAATCGGCCCCATGCTCCAGCACCTCGCGCATCCGCTCACGCTCACCCTCGCCCTGCTGGCCCTCGCCATCGTGCTGCTGTTCTTCCGTCGGCGATGGACAGCGATCTTCCTCCTCCTGATCGCCCTGGTCGGCACCTGGCTGCTGGCCACGCCGTTCGTGGCGCAGAAGCTGATGTAC
This sequence is a window from Halofilum ochraceum. Protein-coding genes within it:
- a CDS encoding creatininase family protein, with the translated sequence MTVRTYDWATLSHDALSGLDLSGAVAVLPLGATEQHGAHLPLSTDTDLAEGLFDAALERLTAEVTVLRLPAIAIGASAEHADRAGTLSVPAETLAQTLRSIGAGVAAAGVRRLVLLNAHGGNLAAMDIAALDLRQAHGMFVVKLHYPRLQIGPVDLPAAELAQGIHGGAVETAMMLHLHPGRVDRAAFPAVDAPAPGITASPGRVAPNGEAPWAWLAGDLDASGIAGDPRLADAALGERLVTGYGAAIADVLTEIASMDWPTDG